The Terriglobales bacterium region AGCGGAATACTTTCATTCGAATCCATGTTGCGCTCCTACTGCAATGCGGTCGGGGGAAAGAGGCCGTCGGTTGGTCCGTGCTCCTGCGGCGGCTGCCTGCTACTTCTCGTCTTGGCCGTTCCGCCACCAGCGGCCGGGCAATCGGATGCGGTCGGGTCTGGTCTCGGCAAGCCGCAGCTCAGCGCAAGGTCTCTTGAGACGATCCCAAGGTCGCGAGGCGCAGGCGATTTCGGAGCGTTCCTCCGAAGCGACCTGAGGACACCTCGCGCGTTCGCACTCAGCCGGGTGCCGGCCTCGCCCAGTTTTGCTTTCCAGTCGCTGCTCAGCCCACGTACCGACCCCTCGGAAGCGATGGCGGCTGGCCCGGGCGATTTCAGAGCGTTCCCACGGAGTGACCGAAGGACACTTCCCACGTTCGAACTCAGCCGGACGCTGGCCCCGCCCAGTTTTGCCTTCCGGTCGCTGCCCGCTCCACTCGCCGACCTCTCGGGATTTGGGCGCCGGCCGAAGCTACCCCGGTTCGTGCTGAACAGCCGCCTGTTCTCCAATGCGCTCACGCGAGGCGCGCTGAAGGAGGCCGTGGGCCAGGATCCCTTCCGGCTGGGACCGGAGAACAGGAGCCGGCGGATCGGCCTCGGCCCCTACATGAACTTCCGCCGCGAAGCCGTCGGCATGCGGCTGAGCCTCCGGCTCTCACCGCATCCCTGAGCGACGCAACCGCGCACCCGTCCCGCGGAGCCCGCGAGACTCCGTGTTCCATCATTGACTGCCATTACTCGCGGTGTCTGGGCCGCGAAGCCGTTCACAATTGAAGGAGCTTTTCACAAGAGGTCGTGGCTTCACCCCGGGAGGGAATCGGAATCGCAGGGACATCCACCGGCATCTGCAGGTCCGGCATGGGGCGGGCGGAGAAGAGCCGCCGGCAGGGTTTCGCCAGCCAGCGCGCCCAGCGCGCCGACCAGGCGACGCGCGCGCTGTCGGTGGCAATCCCCGTATCCGCGTACATCTGGCGGTAGATTTTCGAAATCAGAACAAAGGCCAGGCGACCCTGCCAGGACTTGATGAAGCGGGAGCGGTTCCAGATGGCCCGCAGGTAGTAGAACGCGTCCCAGACGCCCTGCGTCCGGCGGCGGATCTCGTCCGTGGACATGACCGGGTGCTCCCAATACAGTTTGGGCCGCAGGGCCGGCGGAATCAGCCAGCGCCGGGTCAAGGGAACATTGGCGATGCGAATGGGATTGTTCTCCATGCTCTTCTCCCAGCGCTGGAAATCGACGGTGCCGGGGAAGGGGGTGAGCATGACGAACTGGGCGAAGGCGAGTTGGGCCCGGTCGGCCACAGCGGCGGTGGCGTCGAAGGTCGAGGGACGATCGCTGGGCAGGCCGAAGATGAAGGAGCCGAGCACGTACACCCCGTGTTGCCGGAAGGTACGCAGGCGCTCGACCAGGTCCTCGCCCGCAGCGTTGAAATCCTTGTACACGTCCTTCAGGCCTTCCGGTGTCACCGACTCCACGCCCACCAGAACGCCCTTGATGCGCGCCGCCCGCATGGCGTCGAGGAAGTCGGGGTCTTCGGCGGCTTCCATGGTGATCTGGGTGAAGAAGCACATGTCCTT contains the following coding sequences:
- a CDS encoding radical SAM protein, which codes for MRVHLVNPSDVSFGTAVITPRWLYVLASATPRSYDDPLLVDETLAALDPASIKRGDVVGIGIHTANALRGYTIGKLARERGAYVVFGGIHATLYPEEAHELGGAHAVVQGDGDLVWKTVVADCCAGAPQRVYHGGQIEASDFAPARWDLIPRDRYMWASVQTVRGCPKHCSFCSVWRTDGQRPRQRAWDAVIEEIVQLRRLGFNFIALADDNFYPVTLTDLELAERQNNTQRLNQLKATRADRFELLRRLAQLPKDMCFFTQITMEAAEDPDFLDAMRAARIKGVLVGVESVTPEGLKDVYKDFNAAGEDLVERLRTFRQHGVYVLGSFIFGLPSDRPSTFDATAAVADRAQLAFAQFVMLTPFPGTVDFQRWEKSMENNPIRIANVPLTRRWLIPPALRPKLYWEHPVMSTDEIRRRTQGVWDAFYYLRAIWNRSRFIKSWQGRLAFVLISKIYRQMYADTGIATDSARVAWSARWARWLAKPCRRLFSARPMPDLQMPVDVPAIPIPSRGEATTSCEKLLQL